The following are encoded in a window of Saccharothrix longispora genomic DNA:
- a CDS encoding UDP-N-acetylglucosamine 2-epimerase encodes MISFIVGTTAELIKIAPVHHALVARGATPQLWFTAQHVDEVPDTLEDLGLSKPDVWLVPERTARNLERPAQVPGWAASVARSVAGRRKELRAALESDGKPGVVVVHGDTFTTPYGSLIGRILGARVAHVEAGTRSGSLLSPLPEEANRRIAARMVDIHFAPTPREVRNLRRARGVVVDTGANTVIDALRLAKEGGRAPYDLPAEFGLVTLHRFELLQRPEKFREVLQVLKRASEKTPLLYLVGAHERERLDALDLNGLFDDERFVLRPKLRYLEFLPLLTRAKFVVTDSGGLQEEGAYLGMPCAIHRERTERHQGLGQNIVLTGMRADKLEKFLVEHETLRRPSMMDQYHPSEVIADTLDRLGYV; translated from the coding sequence GTGATTTCTTTCATCGTGGGCACCACCGCGGAGCTGATCAAGATCGCTCCGGTGCACCACGCGCTCGTCGCCCGAGGCGCCACGCCGCAGTTGTGGTTCACCGCGCAGCACGTGGACGAGGTCCCGGACACCCTGGAGGACCTCGGGTTGTCCAAGCCCGACGTCTGGCTCGTGCCGGAGCGGACCGCGCGCAACCTGGAGCGGCCCGCGCAGGTGCCCGGCTGGGCGGCCTCCGTGGCCAGGTCCGTGGCCGGGCGGCGCAAGGAGCTCCGGGCCGCGCTGGAGTCGGACGGCAAGCCGGGTGTGGTCGTCGTGCACGGCGACACGTTCACCACGCCCTACGGCTCGCTGATCGGCCGCATCCTGGGCGCCCGCGTCGCTCACGTCGAGGCCGGCACGCGCAGCGGCAGCCTGCTCAGCCCGCTGCCCGAGGAGGCCAACCGGCGCATCGCCGCCCGCATGGTCGACATCCACTTCGCCCCGACGCCCCGCGAGGTGCGCAACCTGCGCCGCGCGCGCGGCGTGGTGGTCGACACGGGCGCCAACACGGTCATCGACGCGCTCAGGCTCGCCAAGGAGGGCGGCCGGGCGCCGTACGACCTGCCCGCCGAGTTCGGCCTGGTGACGCTGCACCGGTTCGAGCTCCTCCAGCGACCGGAGAAGTTCCGGGAGGTGCTCCAGGTCCTCAAGAGGGCGAGCGAGAAGACCCCGCTGCTGTACCTGGTCGGCGCCCACGAGCGCGAGCGCCTCGACGCCCTCGACCTGAACGGGCTGTTCGACGACGAGCGCTTCGTGCTGCGGCCGAAGCTGCGCTACCTGGAGTTCCTGCCGTTGCTGACGCGGGCGAAGTTCGTCGTCACCGACTCCGGCGGGCTCCAGGAGGAGGGCGCCTACCTCGGCATGCCGTGCGCCATCCACCGCGAGCGGACCGAGCGGCACCAGGGGCTCGGGCAGAACATCGTGCTGACCGGGATGCGCGCGGACAAGCTGGAGAAGTTCCTCGTCGAGCACGAGACGCTGCGACGCCCGTCCATGATGGACCAGTACCACCCGAGCGAGGTCATCGCGGACACCCTGGACCGGCTCGGCTACGTGTGA
- a CDS encoding glycosyltransferase family 2 protein yields MSQTIASQAPTLSVVFPAYNEEKWIGSSIDAVLVAAAEADWKVEVVVVDDGSTDGTPALLDGYADRHGVVVVHQENRGRFETVRAAIRKASGERVLILGSRVVVDPHSLAFLKEQLVGHPERVVWNGHVRVESDGNPYAGFWNGLLQVLWRRYLKEPRLMSFGIEEFDAFPKGSGFFCAPKEMLESASAAFDSMFDDIRFASDDTRLIRWIAERERIHISPDFSCSYYHGRESLAKFAKHAYFRGTTFIDGYLGNPGTSRKMALAALGAGAAGITLLATRPRTAAVVGLAGTAAAGGVVKACGGSTADATAVSRMLPVFAASFGAGAVRGLLLALKAKVRR; encoded by the coding sequence GTGAGCCAGACCATCGCCTCCCAGGCGCCAACGCTCAGTGTCGTCTTCCCCGCGTACAACGAGGAGAAGTGGATCGGCAGTTCGATCGACGCCGTCCTGGTCGCCGCGGCGGAGGCGGACTGGAAGGTCGAGGTCGTCGTCGTCGACGACGGCAGCACCGACGGCACCCCGGCCCTGCTGGACGGTTACGCCGATCGTCACGGCGTGGTGGTCGTCCACCAGGAGAACCGCGGTCGGTTCGAGACGGTCCGCGCGGCGATCCGCAAGGCGAGCGGCGAGCGGGTGCTGATCCTGGGCAGCCGCGTCGTGGTCGACCCGCACTCGCTGGCGTTCCTCAAGGAGCAGTTGGTCGGCCACCCGGAGCGGGTCGTCTGGAACGGTCACGTGCGGGTCGAGTCCGACGGGAACCCCTACGCCGGTTTCTGGAACGGCCTGTTGCAGGTGTTGTGGCGGCGCTACCTCAAAGAGCCGAGGCTGATGTCGTTCGGCATCGAGGAGTTCGACGCCTTCCCGAAGGGCTCCGGTTTCTTCTGCGCGCCGAAGGAAATGCTGGAATCGGCGTCCGCAGCGTTCGATTCGATGTTCGACGACATCCGGTTCGCCAGCGACGACACCAGGCTGATCCGGTGGATCGCGGAGCGCGAGCGCATTCACATCTCGCCCGACTTCTCGTGCTCCTACTACCACGGCCGGGAATCGCTGGCGAAGTTCGCCAAGCACGCGTACTTCCGGGGCACCACGTTCATCGACGGCTACCTGGGCAACCCGGGCACCAGCCGGAAGATGGCGCTGGCCGCGCTGGGCGCGGGGGCGGCGGGCATCACGCTGCTCGCCACCCGGCCCAGGACCGCCGCGGTGGTCGGGCTGGCGGGCACCGCCGCGGCGGGCGGCGTGGTGAAGGCGTGCGGTGGCAGCACGGCCGATGCCACCGCGGTGTCGCGGATGCTGCCGGTGTTCGCCGCCAGCTTCGGCGCGGGCGCGGTCCGCGGCCTGCTGCTGGCCCTCAAGGCCAAGGTCCGCCGCTGA
- a CDS encoding DUF6541 family protein, which yields MSAALLLLMYWLPGLAFGAAIRLRGWVLAGAAPALTYGLVSIGGLLIGKVGLPWTVPTFAAWAAVASVVAFVVSHLVNRRRPAEPEERLPLRDHLVVAAGLAVGLAVGAVTFLRGIGSLDRLSQDWDAPHHGNLVRWLAEHQTSVVSTAGAIGNQPDNTSYFYPSTYHELLALLLDEAGTSLPVLLNLGALSTVLIWPVGIAALGLAWRLPPLAVAFAAAVSTWFSPFPYDSLWRGPLWPYVAGIALIPALLALVKYLVEPRGVTGPVAIAVVVAGMVGLQTSLAVIVFALLLIIFLCCVFRQVPIDWRRAWPTLLATVLLGLVVSVPLILPSLGAASGVTAALWSSEATPAGAFGQMLTFSGVVAFPQWWIGLPALLGIFVMVRRRLMTWMVVVYAVFGVLYAATVSLETPLVHQLTGFFYNDHWRLAALLPLPGSIAFGVFTAAAGGWLVERRRSRIPSSWPTERVAVAASLVVFLLLAAVSGAYVGRNSSRLAQTYGNGPTVSAAEQEAYRWLGERVRPGERVMNDVVDGSAWMYAVAKVEPVVWTFYGTPPDSPQTYLARNLNKVATSPRVREELDELRVRYVIVGRGFVRPERKTAQGLVGLGRTEGFREVFENEGATIYEIEGQEGVVADGEPTPEPNR from the coding sequence ATGAGTGCTGCACTCCTGTTGTTGATGTACTGGCTGCCCGGCCTCGCGTTCGGAGCCGCCATCAGGCTGCGCGGGTGGGTGCTCGCCGGGGCGGCACCCGCCCTGACCTACGGGCTGGTGTCCATCGGGGGCCTGCTGATCGGGAAGGTCGGCCTCCCCTGGACCGTGCCCACCTTCGCCGCGTGGGCGGCCGTGGCGTCGGTGGTCGCGTTCGTCGTGTCCCACCTCGTGAACCGGCGTCGCCCGGCCGAGCCGGAGGAGCGGCTGCCGCTGCGCGACCACCTGGTGGTCGCCGCGGGACTCGCCGTGGGCCTGGCGGTCGGCGCGGTCACGTTCCTGCGCGGCATCGGCAGCCTCGACCGGCTGAGCCAGGACTGGGACGCGCCGCACCACGGCAACCTCGTCCGCTGGCTCGCCGAGCACCAGACGTCCGTGGTGTCCACGGCCGGCGCGATCGGCAACCAGCCGGACAACACCTCGTACTTCTACCCGAGCACCTACCACGAACTGCTGGCGTTGCTGCTCGACGAGGCCGGCACCAGCCTGCCGGTGCTGCTCAACCTCGGCGCGTTGAGCACGGTCCTCATCTGGCCGGTCGGCATCGCGGCCCTGGGCCTCGCCTGGCGGCTGCCGCCGCTCGCGGTGGCGTTCGCCGCAGCCGTGTCGACCTGGTTCTCCCCGTTCCCCTACGACTCGCTGTGGCGCGGCCCCCTGTGGCCGTACGTGGCGGGCATCGCCCTGATCCCCGCCCTGCTCGCGCTGGTCAAGTACCTCGTCGAGCCGCGCGGCGTCACCGGTCCCGTGGCGATCGCGGTCGTCGTGGCGGGGATGGTCGGCCTCCAGACGAGCCTGGCCGTCATCGTCTTCGCCCTGCTCCTGATCATCTTCCTGTGCTGCGTGTTCCGGCAGGTGCCGATCGACTGGCGCCGGGCGTGGCCGACGCTGCTGGCCACGGTCCTGCTGGGCCTCGTGGTCTCGGTGCCGCTGATCCTGCCGTCACTGGGCGCCGCCTCCGGTGTGACCGCCGCGCTGTGGTCCTCCGAGGCGACGCCCGCCGGCGCGTTCGGGCAGATGCTCACCTTCTCCGGGGTCGTGGCGTTCCCCCAGTGGTGGATCGGCCTGCCCGCCCTGCTCGGCATCTTCGTCATGGTGCGCCGGCGGCTGATGACCTGGATGGTGGTCGTCTACGCCGTGTTCGGCGTCCTGTACGCGGCCACCGTGTCGTTGGAGACGCCGCTGGTCCACCAGCTGACCGGGTTCTTCTACAACGACCACTGGAGGCTGGCCGCGCTGCTGCCGCTCCCGGGGTCGATCGCGTTCGGTGTGTTCACCGCCGCCGCGGGCGGGTGGCTCGTGGAGCGCCGGCGCTCGCGCATCCCGTCGTCCTGGCCGACCGAGCGGGTCGCGGTGGCGGCGAGCCTGGTCGTGTTCCTGCTGCTCGCGGCCGTCAGCGGCGCGTACGTGGGGCGCAACAGCTCCCGGCTCGCCCAGACCTACGGCAACGGCCCGACGGTGAGTGCCGCCGAGCAGGAGGCGTACCGGTGGCTCGGCGAGCGCGTCCGCCCCGGCGAGCGGGTGATGAACGACGTGGTGGACGGCAGTGCGTGGATGTACGCGGTGGCGAAGGTGGAGCCCGTCGTGTGGACCTTCTACGGCACCCCGCCCGACTCCCCCCAGACCTACCTCGCGCGCAACCTGAACAAGGTGGCGACCTCGCCGCGCGTGCGCGAGGAACTGGACGAGCTGAGGGTCCGCTACGTCATCGTCGGTCGCGGCTTCGTCCGCCCGGAGCGCAAGACGGCCCAGGGCCTGGTGGGACTCGGGCGGACCGAGGGTTTCCGGGAGGTCTTCGAGAACGAGGGCGCGACGATCTACGAGATCGAGGGCCAGGAAGGGGTGGTCGCGGATGGCGAGCCCACCCCGGAGCCGAACCGCTGA
- a CDS encoding glycosyltransferase family 2 protein, with protein sequence MQGTLTRAGRVLIVLPALNESGNVASVVAKVKAAIPAAGVLVVDDGSTDDTSAKARQAGADVARLAVNLGVGGAMRTGFRYAVRHGYDVVVQVDADGQHDPDELAALLHGLESADIVIGSRFAGKGSYKASGPRRWAMVVLSFVLTRLAKTKLTDVTSGFKAAGPRAVALFADNYPAEYLGDTIESLVLALRAGLVVREIPVVMLERQSGTPSTSPIRSAVYLGRAGLALLLALVRRAPAADRSDAA encoded by the coding sequence GTGCAAGGAACGCTCACGAGGGCCGGCCGCGTCCTGATCGTGCTCCCCGCCTTGAACGAATCGGGGAACGTCGCCTCGGTCGTGGCCAAGGTGAAGGCGGCGATCCCGGCCGCCGGGGTCCTCGTCGTGGACGACGGCTCGACCGACGACACCTCCGCGAAGGCCCGCCAGGCGGGCGCCGACGTCGCCCGGCTCGCGGTCAACCTCGGGGTCGGCGGCGCGATGCGCACGGGCTTCCGGTACGCCGTTCGGCACGGCTACGACGTGGTGGTCCAGGTCGATGCCGACGGCCAGCACGACCCGGACGAGCTCGCCGCCCTCCTGCACGGCCTGGAGTCGGCCGACATCGTGATCGGCTCCCGTTTCGCGGGCAAGGGCAGCTACAAGGCGAGCGGCCCGCGCCGCTGGGCCATGGTGGTGCTGTCCTTCGTGCTGACCCGGCTGGCGAAGACGAAGCTCACCGACGTCACCTCCGGCTTCAAGGCCGCCGGACCGCGCGCGGTCGCGCTGTTCGCGGACAACTACCCCGCCGAGTACCTCGGCGACACCATCGAGTCGCTGGTGCTCGCGCTGCGCGCGGGTTTGGTGGTCAGGGAAATCCCGGTGGTCATGCTGGAGCGCCAGTCCGGCACACCCAGCACCTCGCCGATCCGCTCGGCCGTCTACCTGGGCCGTGCCGGACTCGCACTGTTGCTCGCCCTGGTCCGCCGCGCGCCGGCGGCCGACCGGTCCGATGCGGCGTAG
- a CDS encoding DUF2304 domain-containing protein, with amino-acid sequence MASWRLMSIVVAVLVLFLVFEMMRRRKLREKYASIWLLLAVGVTVLAAVPGVPEFLTRITGIITPSNFVLFLAVAVLGLVALHLSTEVGRLEEEVRTAVEEIALQRGEIDGERRALEERVLTLERAAQGGGDRHDDSSLRSS; translated from the coding sequence GTGGCTTCGTGGCGTTTGATGAGCATCGTGGTCGCGGTGCTGGTGCTCTTCCTCGTCTTCGAGATGATGCGCCGGCGCAAGCTGCGCGAGAAGTACGCGAGCATCTGGCTGCTGCTGGCGGTGGGGGTCACCGTCCTGGCCGCCGTGCCGGGCGTGCCGGAGTTCCTCACCCGGATCACCGGCATCATCACCCCCTCGAACTTCGTGCTGTTCCTCGCCGTGGCCGTCCTCGGCCTGGTCGCCCTGCACCTGAGCACCGAGGTGGGCAGGCTGGAGGAGGAGGTCCGCACGGCGGTCGAGGAGATCGCCCTCCAGCGCGGCGAGATCGACGGCGAGCGGCGGGCGCTGGAGGAGCGCGTCCTGACCCTGGAGCGGGCCGCCCAGGGGGGCGGCGACAGGCACGACGACTCGTCGTTGCGGTCCTCCTGA
- the glf gene encoding UDP-galactopyranose mutase, which translates to MSFDGFDLIVVGSGFFGLTVAERTASQLGKRVLVVERRSHLGGNAYSEAEPETGIEVHRYGAHLFHTSNKRVWEYVNQFTEFTGYQHRVFAMHDGQAYQFPMGLGLIAQFVGRYLSPSEARAWVAEHASEIDSKDAKNLEEKAISLIGRPLYEAFVRDYTAKQWQTDPRELPAAVISRLPVRYTFDNRYFNDTYEGLPVDGYTAWLEKMADHPNIEVRLDTDFFDIRDDIPAGTPIVYTGPLDRYFDYSEGWLGWRTLDFEQEVLPVGDFQGTPVMNYNDADVPYTRIHEFRHFHPEREYPSDKTVIVREFSRAAEKDDEPYYPINTAEDRAKLERYRELARVEAAERNVVFGGRLGTYKYLDMHMAIGSALSVFDNKIVPHLTSGRALDGSLED; encoded by the coding sequence GTGAGCTTCGATGGTTTTGACCTGATCGTCGTCGGTTCCGGCTTCTTCGGTCTGACGGTCGCCGAACGCACCGCTTCCCAACTCGGCAAGCGCGTGCTCGTGGTCGAGCGTCGGTCCCACCTGGGCGGCAACGCCTATTCGGAGGCCGAACCGGAGACCGGGATCGAGGTGCACCGGTACGGTGCACACCTCTTCCACACCTCCAACAAGCGGGTCTGGGAGTACGTCAACCAGTTCACCGAATTCACCGGTTACCAGCACCGCGTCTTCGCGATGCACGACGGTCAGGCGTACCAGTTCCCGATGGGTCTCGGGCTGATCGCCCAGTTCGTCGGCCGGTACCTGTCGCCGTCGGAAGCCCGCGCGTGGGTGGCCGAGCACGCCTCCGAGATCGACTCCAAGGACGCGAAGAACCTGGAGGAGAAGGCGATCTCCCTGATCGGGCGTCCGCTGTACGAGGCGTTCGTCCGCGACTACACCGCGAAGCAGTGGCAGACGGACCCCCGGGAACTGCCCGCCGCGGTCATCAGCCGCCTCCCGGTCCGCTACACGTTCGACAACCGCTACTTCAACGACACCTACGAGGGTCTGCCGGTCGACGGCTACACCGCGTGGCTGGAGAAGATGGCGGATCACCCGAACATCGAGGTCCGCCTCGACACCGACTTCTTCGACATCCGCGACGACATCCCGGCCGGTACCCCGATCGTGTACACCGGCCCGCTCGACCGGTACTTCGACTACAGCGAGGGCTGGCTGGGCTGGCGGACGCTGGACTTCGAGCAGGAGGTCCTGCCGGTCGGCGACTTCCAGGGCACCCCGGTGATGAACTACAACGACGCGGACGTCCCCTACACCCGCATCCACGAGTTCCGGCACTTCCACCCGGAGCGCGAGTACCCGTCGGACAAGACGGTCATCGTGCGCGAGTTCTCCCGCGCGGCCGAGAAGGACGACGAACCGTATTACCCGATCAACACCGCCGAGGACCGGGCGAAGCTGGAGCGGTACCGCGAACTCGCGCGCGTGGAGGCCGCCGAGCGTAACGTCGTCTTCGGTGGCCGGCTGGGCACCTACAAGTACCTGGACATGCACATGGCGATCGGTTCCGCGCTGAGTGTGTTCGACAACAAGATCGTCCCGCACCTGACCTCCGGTCGGGCGCTGGACGGTTCGCTGGAGGACTGA
- a CDS encoding glycosyltransferase, translating into MSGNSTLVEHEAPEKLLAQRGLFAGPSPIVSEDLYAEVSRGVADRERHRLVLHPHAVVSMNTYFGRFPATYWQRWCVSPEVELSVTLTGSGTVAVVASDAEGESRTVAAEQVADATRQVVTLTAKIDKFTDGGGLWFDLTTGEDRLVVEDARWTVAPPAKVRPTAVVICTFNRVEDCLNTMAALASDQEPLALVDAVYVVDQGTDAVESRPRFAEVAAALGDKLRYIRQPNLGGAGGFTRGLYEVTELDGAEHANVLFMDDDVLCEPEIVIRTTAFANRTAQPVIVGGQMLYLLHPNHLHVGAEYANLDTLAPGQVVEGALHDADLTGFDEETGKRNVQDRRVDAGYNGWWSCLIPSEIVKAIGYPLPLFFQWDDIEYGYRARAHGFATVTLPGAGVWHADFHWKDWDDWHRYFNLRNALITSALHSRFDPKRICRSMASQLATYLVGMQYGLAATQLKAIEDFLKGPGFLRDGGVQAAADIRKLRAEYPETVRHPASEVPGIASGDLPLISAPPAPKLFAPVLAKRIVHQLLGKNVHDVGAVSSGDSAWWHVSLFNTAVVTDASQEGVRVRRRDRELAVRLGKQGTKLIRELYRQAPEMQRAYREAMGELTDRSNWKRLYDL; encoded by the coding sequence ATGTCGGGCAACTCGACCCTCGTCGAGCACGAGGCTCCGGAGAAACTCCTGGCCCAGCGCGGGCTGTTCGCCGGCCCGTCGCCGATCGTCTCGGAGGACCTCTACGCCGAGGTCTCCCGGGGGGTGGCCGATCGCGAGCGGCACCGCCTCGTGCTGCACCCGCACGCGGTCGTCTCGATGAACACCTACTTCGGCCGGTTCCCCGCCACCTACTGGCAGCGGTGGTGCGTGAGCCCCGAGGTGGAGCTGAGCGTCACGCTGACGGGCTCCGGCACCGTGGCGGTCGTCGCCTCCGACGCCGAGGGCGAGTCCCGCACGGTCGCGGCCGAGCAGGTCGCGGACGCGACCCGGCAGGTCGTCACCCTGACGGCGAAGATCGACAAGTTCACCGACGGCGGCGGCCTCTGGTTCGACCTCACCACGGGTGAGGACCGGCTGGTGGTCGAGGACGCCCGGTGGACGGTCGCGCCGCCGGCGAAGGTCCGCCCCACCGCGGTGGTGATCTGCACCTTCAACCGGGTCGAGGACTGCCTCAACACGATGGCGGCCCTCGCGTCCGACCAGGAGCCCCTGGCCCTGGTCGATGCGGTCTACGTGGTCGACCAGGGCACCGACGCGGTCGAGTCGCGCCCCCGGTTCGCCGAGGTCGCCGCCGCGCTCGGGGACAAGCTCCGCTACATCCGCCAGCCGAACCTCGGTGGCGCGGGCGGCTTCACCCGCGGCTTGTACGAGGTCACCGAGCTGGACGGCGCCGAGCACGCCAACGTCCTGTTCATGGACGACGACGTGCTGTGCGAGCCGGAGATCGTGATCCGCACGACCGCGTTCGCCAACCGCACGGCGCAGCCGGTCATCGTCGGCGGCCAGATGCTCTACCTGCTCCACCCGAACCACCTGCACGTGGGCGCGGAGTACGCCAACCTCGACACGCTGGCCCCGGGCCAGGTCGTGGAGGGCGCGCTGCACGACGCCGACCTCACCGGCTTCGACGAGGAGACCGGCAAGCGCAACGTCCAGGACCGGCGGGTGGACGCCGGGTACAACGGTTGGTGGTCCTGCCTGATCCCCTCGGAGATCGTCAAGGCGATCGGCTACCCGCTGCCGCTGTTCTTCCAGTGGGATGACATCGAGTACGGCTACCGCGCGCGGGCCCACGGGTTCGCCACGGTCACGCTCCCCGGTGCCGGCGTGTGGCACGCCGACTTCCACTGGAAGGACTGGGACGACTGGCACCGGTACTTCAACCTGCGCAACGCCCTGATCACGTCGGCGCTGCACAGCCGGTTCGACCCGAAGCGGATCTGCCGGTCGATGGCCTCCCAGTTGGCCACCTACCTGGTGGGCATGCAGTACGGCCTGGCCGCCACGCAGCTCAAGGCCATCGAGGACTTCCTCAAGGGCCCCGGGTTCCTGCGCGACGGCGGCGTCCAGGCGGCGGCGGACATCCGCAAGCTGCGCGCCGAGTACCCGGAGACCGTGCGGCACCCGGCGTCGGAGGTGCCCGGCATCGCCTCGGGGGACCTCCCGCTGATCAGCGCGCCGCCCGCGCCGAAGCTGTTCGCCCCGGTGCTCGCCAAGCGGATCGTGCACCAGTTGCTCGGCAAGAACGTGCACGACGTGGGCGCGGTCAGCTCGGGGGACTCGGCCTGGTGGCACGTGTCGTTGTTCAACACCGCCGTGGTGACCGACGCCTCCCAGGAGGGCGTGCGGGTCCGCCGCCGGGACCGCGAACTCGCCGTCCGCCTCGGCAAGCAGGGCACGAAGCTGATCCGCGAGCTGTACCGGCAGGCCCCGGAGATGCAGCGGGCCTACCGCGAGGCGATGGGCGAGCTGACCGACCGCTCGAACTGGAAGCGCCTGTACGACCTGTAG
- a CDS encoding glycosyltransferase yields MDAVHRIVLPREDDPLDVRPMYLDEPQDVHCRVDSRRALTVPEHAKVSFATYFNAFPASYWKRWTAVGEVVLRLEVRGSGRIDVYRSKPSGDVVHLDGRFVKDASEWTALEFEVSLKPFEDGGFIWFDVSTHESPLAVRDAEWAVRTPLPPQRVAVTITTMRPHDAVAALAALGSDPAVLDVVGKVVVADQGAVKVRSVDGFDEVARVLGPRLTVVEQDNLGGSGGFTRGMFEAIENSDVEQVMLMDDDIRLEPEAVLRSNAFARAAAKPVIVGSHMLNLQARTRLHSSAEIVDLGTCFWRAAPGAVTDHDFATSSLRETPALHPRVDATYNGWWMCLFPREVIERVGYPLPLFIKWDDAEYSLRALEHGYPTVSLPGSAVWHMPWTDKNDSTDWQAYFHTRNRLVLAALHSPYDVRSWIVKHGLKLSLRHLLSMEYSTVALQQKALEDFLDGPAGLFDSLRTALPEVRRLRDGFSDARRLESAREFPPPTFDAVRAEALLQPTSRKAAIAVRAAKSVLHNLRPPQPATGDRPQLNVPALDARWFLLGNLDSATVSTADGTGVAFYKRDPEQFRTLMARAVRNYRRLGREWPRLRRLYRDALPELTSAERWRKVFEN; encoded by the coding sequence GTGGACGCAGTGCACCGGATCGTCCTCCCGCGGGAGGACGACCCGCTCGATGTCCGGCCGATGTACCTGGACGAGCCGCAGGACGTGCACTGCCGGGTGGACTCGCGTCGCGCGCTGACCGTGCCCGAGCACGCGAAGGTGTCGTTCGCGACCTACTTCAACGCGTTCCCGGCGAGCTACTGGAAGCGCTGGACCGCCGTCGGCGAGGTCGTCCTGCGGCTGGAGGTGCGGGGCTCCGGACGGATCGACGTGTACCGCTCCAAGCCGAGCGGCGACGTCGTCCACCTGGACGGCCGGTTCGTGAAGGACGCGTCCGAGTGGACGGCGCTGGAGTTCGAGGTGTCGCTCAAGCCGTTCGAGGACGGCGGGTTCATCTGGTTCGACGTGTCCACCCACGAGTCGCCGCTGGCCGTCCGGGACGCGGAGTGGGCGGTGCGCACGCCGCTGCCGCCGCAGCGCGTCGCGGTGACCATCACCACCATGCGCCCGCACGACGCCGTGGCCGCGCTGGCGGCGCTGGGCAGCGACCCGGCCGTCCTCGACGTGGTCGGCAAGGTCGTCGTCGCGGACCAGGGCGCGGTGAAGGTGCGGTCCGTCGACGGCTTCGACGAGGTCGCCCGCGTGCTCGGCCCGCGCCTGACCGTCGTGGAGCAGGACAACCTGGGCGGCTCCGGCGGCTTCACGCGCGGCATGTTCGAGGCGATCGAGAACAGCGACGTCGAGCAGGTCATGCTCATGGACGACGACATCCGGCTCGAACCGGAGGCGGTGCTGCGCTCCAACGCGTTCGCGCGCGCCGCGGCCAAGCCCGTCATCGTCGGCAGCCACATGCTCAACCTCCAGGCGCGCACGCGCCTGCACAGCTCCGCCGAGATCGTCGACCTCGGCACCTGCTTCTGGCGGGCCGCCCCCGGCGCGGTCACCGACCACGACTTCGCCACGTCGTCCCTGCGGGAGACCCCGGCGCTGCACCCCCGGGTGGACGCGACGTACAACGGCTGGTGGATGTGCCTGTTCCCGCGCGAGGTGATCGAGCGCGTCGGCTACCCGCTGCCGCTGTTCATCAAGTGGGACGACGCGGAGTACTCGCTGCGCGCGCTGGAGCACGGCTACCCGACCGTGTCGCTGCCGGGCTCGGCGGTGTGGCACATGCCGTGGACGGACAAGAACGACTCCACCGACTGGCAGGCGTACTTCCACACCCGCAACCGCCTGGTCCTGGCGGCGCTGCACAGCCCGTACGACGTGCGGTCGTGGATCGTGAAGCACGGGCTGAAGCTGTCGCTGCGGCACCTGCTGTCCATGGAGTACTCGACGGTGGCGCTCCAGCAGAAGGCGCTGGAGGACTTCCTGGACGGGCCGGCGGGCCTGTTCGACTCGCTGCGCACCGCCCTGCCGGAGGTGCGCCGCCTGCGCGACGGGTTCAGCGACGCGCGGCGCCTGGAATCGGCCCGCGAGTTCCCCCCGCCCACCTTCGACGCCGTGCGCGCGGAGGCGCTGCTCCAGCCGACCAGCCGCAAGGCCGCCATCGCGGTGCGCGCGGCGAAGTCCGTGCTGCACAACCTGCGCCCGCCGCAGCCGGCCACCGGGGACCGCCCGCAGCTCAACGTGCCCGCGCTCGACGCCCGGTGGTTCCTGCTCGGCAACCTGGACAGCGCGACCGTGTCCACCGCCGACGGGACGGGGGTCGCGTTCTACAAGCGCGACCCGGAGCAGTTCCGCACCCTGATGGCCCGCGCGGTGCGCAACTACCGCAGGCTCGGCCGGGAGTGGCCGCGGCTGCGCCGGCTGTACCGCGACGCGCTGCCCGAGCTGACGTCGGCCGAGCGGTGGCGCAAGGTCTTCGAGAACTGA